AGGCATGGGAGTGGCCGGAGCGCCGCACCGTCCGCACAAGCCCTGAGGAGGACGAGGAGCGTGCCTGGTTCCGCCAGGCCGCCGAGGCCGCGCGCGCTGGCAACACGGGCGTCTCCGCCTCCGACCCCGTCGAGGAGGTCATCATCGCCAGCGGCACCGTGGACGGGCGGGTGCGGCGCGTGCGGCCCGACACCATCGAGGTGAGCGACAACGAGGGCAACGTCTACGAGCTGCGCATCGACAACCGCAGCCGGGGCCTGCGCCGGGGCCGCCACATTCCCCTCAAGCGCATCACCGAGGGCATGCCCGTGCGTGCCTCGTTCGACCTCGTGGGCGGCGGAGAGAGCCTCGCGCGCGACATCGAGCTGCGGCGCTGAGGAAAAGACGACGGGCGGTCCCCCCATGAAAAGGACCGCCCGCCATTCAACCCATCCTGTACGTCGGGACTACGGCTTGGTGTAGCTGATGGTCAGGCTGTAGGTGGCCGCGGTGTAGCCGCGCACCATCACGTAGGCGCTGCTCTGGCCCGCGGGCACCGTCAGGTCGCACGTCTCGGAGGCGCCCGAGGCGTACGGACGGCAGTTGTACGTGGTGGTGGTGGGCGCCGCGCCGAAGCGGACGTACAGGTCGGGGTCGCCCGAGCCCGTCATCACCACCTTGAACTTGGTGCCAGCCACCACGCTGTAGGCGCCGTAGTTGACGTTCGCGCCCGAGGCCACGCTGCCGCTGACCGTCGTGGTCACCGGCGTGCCCGTGCCACCCGTGCCCGTGCTGTACGTGCCCTTGAGCGAGGTGCCCGAGTACGCCGAGAAGGCATTCACCATCACGTACCAGGTGCCCGCGGCCGGGTTGGTGAAGGGGCAGCTCTCCGCGTTGCCGCTCGCGTACGGACGGCAGTCATAGCTGCTGGCGGTCGGCAAGGCGCCGTACTTCACGTACAGGTCCGCGTCACCCGTGCCGCCGCTGATGTCGAACACCAGGCTGCTCTGGCCGGCGGGAACCTCCAGCGTGTAGTACTTCTTGCTGCCCGAGCTGCCGGAGATGCTCACCGCCACGCCGTTGCTCAGCGGCGTGAGCACCGGCGGCGGAGGCGGCACGCCCACGGCCTTCCAGGCCTCGGTCACCGCGGCGGCCTCGGCCGAGCCCGCGCCGTAGAGCGCCTCGGCGGCCTGCACCGTGTACGTCTTGGCCTGCTCGAAGGTGGTGCTGGAGGTGAACAGGTCCGTGTTGGCCTTGTAGAAGATGCGGCCGGCCTTCTCCGGGCCGATGGCCGGCACCGTGTTGGTCGTCTTGCCGCGCGGGTGCGTGCCACCCTTGGACAGCAGCGAGAACACCAGGTTGCTGATGCCCGAGCTGTAGTGCACGTCCTGGCCGGCGTAGTCCGCGTACGAGTCGAGCGACACGCCGTCCTTGGCCGGGTCGTCCATGTAGCGGAGCGCGTCACCCGCGGTGGCCGGCGTCCAGATGTCCTCGCCAATCTTGAAGACGTCCGCGTCCACGGCCCAGTTGCGCGACCAGCTCTCGCACACACCGGCGAAGATGTCGGACATGGACTCGTTGAGGCCACCGGACTCACCCGAGTACACGAGGTCCGACTCACTGTCGGTCACCGCGTGGGTCAGCTCGTGGACGGTCACGTCCAGGTCCAGGCCCAGCGCGATGGAGTCCGTGCCGTTGCCATCGCCGTACACCATCTGGGTGCCGTCCCAGTAGGCGTTGACGTAGTTGGAGCTGTAGTGGACGGTGCTGATGAGCGTGGCGCCCGCGTTGTTGTACGAGTCGCGGCCGAACAGCGTCTTGTAGCAGTTGTAGGTGTCGCCCAGCTTGTCGTAGTTGGTGTCGACGTGGTTGTCGCCGATGGCCGCCTGACCCTCACTGCGCTTGAGGGTGCCCGGCGTGCTGGTGCCGTTGTTGGCCGAGTACACCTTGCGGTTGAGGGCCGAGTGGATGAGCGGGTTCACCAGCAGGATGCCACCGCGCCGCGCGTCCACGTAGACGAGGTCGTCGGCGGGCATGCCGTCGCGCTCGCCCTGCACGCGCACCTCGTAGGCCAGCCGGGGCTCCTGGCTGCCCTCGGTGCTCACGTAGACCAGCTTCGCCTCGCTCCCGGAGGCCCCTCGCGCGGTGGAGCCGTCCACGGCCGCTCGCAGCGCGGCCTCGGGCGCCACGCTGGCCTGGGCCGCCCCGCGCTCACCGGCCCGGAGCGAACCGTTGGCCGAGTAGATGTTACCCGCCCCGTCCGCGTGCAGGATGAGCTCGCCGCCCACCACGCGCAGCCCGTTGAGCGTCTGCTGGAAGCGCAGGTGCTGGTGGCCGCGCTCGTCCACCGAGGCCCGCTTGAACACCAGGTCCTCACCACTCACGCGGAACACCGGCGCGATGTCCTCCAGCGCCGCGCGCAGCGAGTCGTTCGCCCGGAGCGCGCCCACCTTGTCCGCCACGCCCTTCACCGCGCCCAGGTTGCCGCTCACCACGTAGGGCACGCCCGAGTCGCTGGTGGCCACCACCCGAGCGTCCTTGAAGCGCGCCAGGGCCGCCTGGATGTCCACGTCCTTCGCACCCGCCCGGACGGCCTCCTCGTTGACGTCCGTCGTCGAGCCGCAAGCCGCGAGACTGGCACCGAGCCACGCCGCGCAGAAGGTTCTCCACAGTCGATGAGCCAAGGCGATACCCCCTCTGAAGAAGAGAACTGTGTCTTGACATACGTATTAGACCGCATTCAAGAGGCTCTGATGGTTTTCAGGATTTTTTCTATTTCAGGGGCTGTAAACCTCGCTCCGAAGCCACTTGTCTCCGTCCCGACCCGCTGCGATGGTGCGCGATTTTTCCACCGGGCGCCGGGCCTGCTGGCGCTGGGACTGCTCGCGCTCCTGTCCGCGTGTGCCCGCAACGTGCGCCCCACGGAGCCCCCCCTCCCGCCGCGAGTCACGGTGGAGCAGGCGGCGAAACTGATGCCCCCGGACGAGAAGGACCGGGAGGGCTGGGCGGAGGACGTGATGGCCGCGCTGGAGGCGCATCGGCTGTACCCCTCGGCGGAGGCGGTGTGCTCGGTGCTGGCCGTCATCGAGCAGGAGTCCGGCTTCGAGTCCAACCCGCCGGTGGCGGGACTGGCGCGCATCGTCCAGCAGCGGCTGGACGCCTACGCGGACAAGCTGGGCCCGCTGGGGCCGCCCGCGGTGAAGGCGCTGCTCGAGGGCAAGGCCCCGGGCCAGACGCAGACCTTCGAGCAGCGTCTCAAGCTGGTGCGGACGGAGCGGGACCTGGACCGCATCTTCCGCGAGCTGCTGGAGTTCTACGAGACGGAGTACCCGAAGTCCTACGCCGCGGCGCAGCTGGCGAGCTCGCTCTTCAAGTCCACGCGGCTGGAGGACCTCAACCCCATCACCACCGCCGGCTCCATGCAGGTGAGCGTGAAGTTCTCGGCGGACCTGGCCGGCGGGGACGAGCAGGCGATGCAGCGGGTGCGCGAGGAGCTCTACACGCGCGGCGGCGGGGTGTACTACGGCACGGCGCGGCTGCTCGGCTACGAGGCCCACTACGACGACCCCATCTACCGCTTCGCGGACTACAACGCGGGCTTCTACGCCTCGCGCAACGCGGCGCTGCAGGCGCAGGTGAGCCGCCTCACCGGCATCAACCTGGTCACGGATGGAGACCTGCTCGCCTACGACAAGCAGGGCGAGCCCCTGGACCAGGACAGCAACTCGCTCAAGGCGCTGCTCGCCTTCCGGCAGCGGTACGCCTCGGACGACCTGAGCGAGCGGCGGGTGCGCAAGGACGCGCTGCAGGAGAAGGAGCTCGCCTTCGAGGAGACGGACACCTGGAACGCCATCAAGCGCGCGTACCAGGAGGTGACGGGCGAGACACCCGTCTACGCGCAGCTGCCCACGGTGGTCATCCGCAGCCCGAAGATGAGCTCGGAGCGCTCCACGGCGTGGTTCGCGCAGTCGGTGAACAGGCGCTACCAGAAGTGCATGGCCCGCTACGCCGCCCTGCCGAAGTAGCGGGGGTGGCGGGCCATGCGGCGCCCTCAGCGGCTCAGGGGCAGCCGGAGCTCACCTCGAGCGCGTCGTACGCCATCCAGCCGTTGCGCTTGGTGCCAGTGGTGGCGGCGATGACGTAGCCGTAGATGAACTTCATCGTCCCCGACTGCTGGCGGTAGCGGCCCGTGCTGTCCTGGACCCAGAGCGGGATGTCGATGGACGGAGCGCCGCCGTCGGTCGGCACGTCCAGGCGCTGGAACTTCGTGCCCGCCGGCCAGTGGTCCACCGCCGGGCCGCCCAGGCCGAAGCCCGGCACGTTGAAGGCGAGGTTGACCGAGCGCAGGCCATTGGCGCGCACCAGCGGCAGGTAGTCGCCCGCGCGCTCGTTGCTCGACGTGGTGTCGTAGACCACCTTCTTCACCTCGAGGGCGGGGTCATGCCAGTTGCGCACGGCGTAGCAGCCCAGCTTCGCCAGGCCCGCGCCCAGCGCGGACACGTGGCCGACCTTCTGCTCGAAGGACGTGCGCCCCAGGATGGCCGAGATCGGCAGCCACCCGGCGCTCGAGTTGGACGTCGACACCGCGAAGGCATGCAGCTCGTTGGCGAAGGTGCGCGTCTGGCCGTAGTTGAAGGCCGAGCTCGTCCGGTTGTTGATGCCCATCACCGTGCCGTTGCCGTTACGGATGGGCACGCCCGTCACCAGGCCCCAGTTGTCGTCGGCGGGATCGTTCGTGGGAACGCGATTGCCGCCGGGGTCCTGCAGCTTGCAGTTGTACGGGCTCTCGAGACAGTACGTCCCGTTCACGCCCGAGTAGGCCGCCTGCTTCCGGGTCGAGACCGCCTCGCCAGCCTCCGTGCCCTCGTCGACGGCCACCTCGCCGCCACACGCGGAGGACACCAGCGCCACAGCGCAAATCGTGAATATCTGGTTTCGCATGACATCATGGAAGACCAGGCTCTTCCCGGATGTCAAACGACTCCCAGTGCGTCCCCGTCAGCCGACAGGGACGCCTTGGGGACGCGAGCGCTCGCGGGTGTCTACTTCTTCACAGAGGCCCGGGGAGCGAAGTGCGGGTCGGTGATGCTCATCTCGGTGACGGTGCCGTACTTGCGAGCCACGTCACGGATGTCCGCGGCCTTGCCGATGAGCACCACGGTGAGGTCATCCCCGGAGGGCAGCACGCGCTGGATGGAGGCCTGGAGGCGGGCCTTGTCGGCACTGGCCACCCGGGCGGCGAAGTCGTCCACGTCGCTCGCGTCGAGCCCGTAGAAGGAGAGCTCGGACAACTTGCCGGCGATCTGCCGGCCCGTCTCCAGGGTGGGCGGGAACTGGCCCAGCACGTACTCCTTGGCGGAGGCGAGCAGGGTGTCGTCCACGCCCTGCTGGCGATAGCGCGCGAGCACGTCCAGCGCCAGGTCCAGCGCCTTCTCGGTGGACTCCGTCTTCGTGTACGAGGAGACGGCGAACGCACCCGGCTGCGTGTCGCGCACCACCACCGAGGCGGCGCCGTAGGAGAGGCCGGACTTGATGCGCAGCGCCGTGTTGAGCAGCGAGGTGAAGCGGCCGCCGAGCACCGTGTTGGCCAGGGCCACGTCCACGCGAGCGGGATCCGTGCGGGAGATGCCGGTGTTGCCGGCCCAGAAGTACGTCTGCGTGGCGTCGGGCTTGTCCACCAGCAGCACGCGCCGGCCCTTCGTCGCCTGGGTGGGCGGAGCCACCGGGGCCGGCGTGGACGCACGAGCCCAGCCCCCGAGCGCAGCCTCCAGCTGCTTCGCGAGCTTCTTCGCGTCGATGTCGCCCACCACCGAGAGGATGAGCCGGTCACCGCCCAGGTGCGCCTTGGCGTACGCCAGCACGTCCTCGCGCTGGAGCGTGGCCAGCGACGCCTCGCTGCCGATCACCGGACGGCCGTACGGGTGCGTCCCGAAGTGGAAGGCATGGAAGTAGGTGCCGATGATGCCGCGCAGGTCGCCATCCTTCGCGGCGGCGAGCTCCGACACCATGCGCTCGCGCGTCTTCTCCAGCTCGGCCGGGTCGAAGCGGGGCCGCATCAACAGATCCGAGAGCAGCTCCACCATGAGCGTGGTGTCGCGCGACATGAACTGCCCGTACACGTCGAGCGCCTCGCGGCCGGGAGCCACCGCGATGAAGCCGCCCACGCTGTCCACCGCCTCGGCGAACTGCCGGGCATCGCGCGCGCCAGCGCCCTTCTGGAGCAGCTCGGCGGTGAGCGCGGCCAGGCCCTCCTTGCCCTCCGGGTCTCCGAGCGCCCCGCCGCGCACCTTGGCGCTGAAGGACACCAGCGGTACCTCGCGCTTCTCCACCAGGAGCAGCTTCGCGCCGTTCTTCAGCTCCAGCACGGTGGCCTTGGGCAGCTTCACCGCGTCCTGAACCTGGGCCTGCTGCGCCGCAGGGCGCTGCGCCTTCGCGTCCTGGGCCCCCGCCGTGGAGGCCACCAGCAGCGCCGCGAGCGCCACCTTCCCCATGAACACCTTCATCGCGCCGCCTCCTTCTTCGCCTCGACGGGGGCCTCGGGCACCAGCACGCCCACCGTGCGGTTGTTCTTCGCGAACACCTTCCCGGCCACCTTCCGTACCTGCTCGCGCGTCACCGCCTCGTACTGCTCGGGCGCGCTGAAGAGCTTCTGCCAATCCCCGTGGAACACCTCGTAGGTGCCGAGCGCCTGCGCCCGGCCGCTGTTGGTCTCCAGGTTGCGCCAGAAGTCCGCCACGACGCCGTTCTTCGCCTTGCGCAGCTCCGCGTCGGTGACGCCCGCGGACACCAGCTTGCCCAGCTCCTCGTCGAGCAGCGCCTCCACCTTGCCGAGGTCGCCTCCCGGCGGCAGGTCCACCAGCAGCCATGTGAGCCCCGGGTCGAAGCCGGCCGCGCGGTAGCCCTCCACGTGGATGGCCACCTGCTCCTCCTCCACCAGGCGCCGGTGCAGCCGCGAGGAGTCCCCGTCCGTGAGGATGCGCACCAGCAACTCCAGCGCGGGCGCCTCGGGGTCGCTGGCCTTGAAGGCGTGGAAGGCCATCTGCAGCAGCGGGGCCTGCGCCAGCTTGCGCACCACCACCCGGCGCTCGCCCAGCTGCGGCGGCTCCTGGGTGCGCACCGGCTCGGGCGCGGGCTGGGACGGGATGGGCTCCAGGTACTTCTCCGCCAGCGCGAAGATCTCCTCGGGCGTCACGGCCCCCACCGCGATGAGCGTGGCGTTGTTGGGCGCGTAGTAGGTGCGGAAGTAGCGCTCCAGGTCCTCCTGCTTCCAGCTCTCGATGTCCGAGGGCCAGCCGATGGTCGGAATCTGGTACGGGTGGGCCACGTAGGCGGTGGACTGCACCTGCTCCATGAGCAGGCCGGCGTTGTTGTTGTCCACGCTGGAGCGCCGCTCCGAGTAGACGACGCCGCGCTCGCTCTCCACCACCTTGGGGTCGAACGACAGGTGCTGCAACCGGTCCGCCTCCAGGTCGAAGATGAGCTCCAGCGCCGAGCGCGGGAACCAGTCCTGGTACACGGTGACGTCCTCGGAGGTGTAGGCGTTGTTGCTGCCGCCGTGCGCCTCCATGACGCGGTCGAACTCACCGGGGCCGTACTTCTTCGCGCCGTTGAACATCATGTGCTCGAAGAAGTGGGACAGGCCGGTGATGCCGGGGCGCTCGTTGCGGCTGCCCACGCGGAACCAGTCGTAGAGCGAGATGCTGGGGTTGTCCGGGTCCGACCAGACGATGATCTTCAACCCGTTCTTCAGCGTCTTCGTGCGCACGTTGGCGCCGGGCTTCTGGGTGGACGTGGCGGTGGCCGACGTCTCGGTCCGCGCGGCGCGACCCTGGGCGCACGCGGCCGAACCGGCCAGCAGCACCAACCCCGTGACGAGCAACTTCTGTCTGAGCATCCGCTCTCCCTATGCGAAGGCACCCCTCAACGGGAGGAATTTCGGGATATTCCCCAGGGAGCCGTCCGGCCCTCAGGCCACCGAGGCGTACGAGAACTCGGGAACGGACCCGAGCGAGGGCGGAGTCTCCCCGTGCAGGGGCCCGTGGATCCACCCGCGCAGCGCGGCGGTGAGCCAGCTGAGGTGCGAGCCGCGCACCGCGCCGAAGAGGTAGCGGTCCGGGCGGAGGACGGCGATGTCCACGTGGTGCTCGCGGAACCACGCGTCGAGCTTGCCCTCGACGTCCACCGCCTCGCCGGGCTCGGCCACGCCGGAGCGCGGAGGGATGATGCGCACGCAGCGGGCGCCGATGCTGTCGGCGAGCGCCTGCGCGGCCCGGCGCGAGGCCTCCGGAGTGTCCGGGTGCACCACCACCGAGAAGCCGGGGCCCAGCAGCTCATCCAACCGCAGCAGCCCTCCCCCCGGAACGCCCACGCGGGGCTGAGGGAAGTAGGACCCCTCGGGGGCCTGACGGTGGGCGCGCGCGCCCCCCAGCATGAAGCCGCGGGTGATGAGGGGCTGGGGCTTGAACTCGAAGTCGCGGATGAAGCGCTGCGCGCGCGGGATGCGGTGGAGCGCCTTGAGGAGGTTGTCGCGCAGGAACGCGACCGGGCGGCTGCCGGTGAGCATGACCTTGCCCATGTTCACGCTGGTTTCGATCATCGCCTGTGCATGGGGGCGGCGCTCCTGCTCGTAGGAGTCGAGGAGCGGCTCGTCGGCGTGGCCCTGGAGCACGGCGGCCAGCTTCCAGGAGAGGTTGGCGGCGTCGCGCAGGCCGGAGCAGAGCCCTTGTCCCAGGAAGGGCGGCATGAGGTGGGCGGCGTCGCCGAGCAGGAACATCCGCCCATCGCGCCAGCGCGAGGCCACGCGGCTGTTGGTGATGTAGGCGGCGGCGCGGAGGATCGTGGCGCGATCCGGGTCCACGTGGGGGGCGATGAACTCGCGGATGCGCTCGGGCCGGAGCAGGTCCTCGTGCTTCTCCTCGGGGCGGATCCGGCACTCGATGCGCATCTCGTTGCCGGCGCAGCGGGTGACGAAGATGTGCCGGTAGGGGTCGCAGATCATGCGACTGATGGGCGGAGGCGTGTCGTGCAGGAGGAGGGAGATGGCGATGGTGCCCTCCTCGTCGGTGGAGCCCACCATGTCGATGCCGGCGAGCTGGCGCACGGTGCTGCGGCCTCCATCACAGGCCAGGAGATAGCGGGCGCGCACGGTGCGCTCGGCGCCCTGGGAATCGCGGACGGAGACCGAGATGCGCTCGGCGTCCTGCGTGTAGGACTCGACGCGATGGCCGAGCTGGAAGCCGACATGGGGGAAGCGCGAGAGCCCCTGGCGCAGCACCTGCTCGAGATAGGGCTGGCTGAAGAAGCGCAGGACCGGGAAGCCGAAGCCGAAGTCGAGCCCCTGGGCGACGACGCGGGCGAAGAGCTCA
This is a stretch of genomic DNA from Archangium violaceum. It encodes these proteins:
- a CDS encoding M4 family metallopeptidase, giving the protein MAHRLWRTFCAAWLGASLAACGSTTDVNEEAVRAGAKDVDIQAALARFKDARVVATSDSGVPYVVSGNLGAVKGVADKVGALRANDSLRAALEDIAPVFRVSGEDLVFKRASVDERGHQHLRFQQTLNGLRVVGGELILHADGAGNIYSANGSLRAGERGAAQASVAPEAALRAAVDGSTARGASGSEAKLVYVSTEGSQEPRLAYEVRVQGERDGMPADDLVYVDARRGGILLVNPLIHSALNRKVYSANNGTSTPGTLKRSEGQAAIGDNHVDTNYDKLGDTYNCYKTLFGRDSYNNAGATLISTVHYSSNYVNAYWDGTQMVYGDGNGTDSIALGLDLDVTVHELTHAVTDSESDLVYSGESGGLNESMSDIFAGVCESWSRNWAVDADVFKIGEDIWTPATAGDALRYMDDPAKDGVSLDSYADYAGQDVHYSSGISNLVFSLLSKGGTHPRGKTTNTVPAIGPEKAGRIFYKANTDLFTSSTTFEQAKTYTVQAAEALYGAGSAEAAAVTEAWKAVGVPPPPPVLTPLSNGVAVSISGSSGSKKYYTLEVPAGQSSLVFDISGGTGDADLYVKYGALPTASSYDCRPYASGNAESCPFTNPAAGTWYVMVNAFSAYSGTSLKGTYSTGTGGTGTPVTTTVSGSVASGANVNYGAYSVVAGTKFKVVMTGSGDPDLYVRFGAAPTTTTYNCRPYASGASETCDLTVPAGQSSAYVMVRGYTAATYSLTISYTKP
- a CDS encoding DUF1615 family protein, encoding MPPDEKDREGWAEDVMAALEAHRLYPSAEAVCSVLAVIEQESGFESNPPVAGLARIVQQRLDAYADKLGPLGPPAVKALLEGKAPGQTQTFEQRLKLVRTERDLDRIFRELLEFYETEYPKSYAAAQLASSLFKSTRLEDLNPITTAGSMQVSVKFSADLAGGDEQAMQRVREELYTRGGGVYYGTARLLGYEAHYDDPIYRFADYNAGFYASRNAALQAQVSRLTGINLVTDGDLLAYDKQGEPLDQDSNSLKALLAFRQRYASDDLSERRVRKDALQEKELAFEETDTWNAIKRAYQEVTGETPVYAQLPTVVIRSPKMSSERSTAWFAQSVNRRYQKCMARYAALPK
- a CDS encoding M16 family metallopeptidase produces the protein MKVFMGKVALAALLVASTAGAQDAKAQRPAAQQAQVQDAVKLPKATVLELKNGAKLLLVEKREVPLVSFSAKVRGGALGDPEGKEGLAALTAELLQKGAGARDARQFAEAVDSVGGFIAVAPGREALDVYGQFMSRDTTLMVELLSDLLMRPRFDPAELEKTRERMVSELAAAKDGDLRGIIGTYFHAFHFGTHPYGRPVIGSEASLATLQREDVLAYAKAHLGGDRLILSVVGDIDAKKLAKQLEAALGGWARASTPAPVAPPTQATKGRRVLLVDKPDATQTYFWAGNTGISRTDPARVDVALANTVLGGRFTSLLNTALRIKSGLSYGAASVVVRDTQPGAFAVSSYTKTESTEKALDLALDVLARYRQQGVDDTLLASAKEYVLGQFPPTLETGRQIAGKLSELSFYGLDASDVDDFAARVASADKARLQASIQRVLPSGDDLTVVLIGKAADIRDVARKYGTVTEMSITDPHFAPRASVKK
- a CDS encoding M16 family metallopeptidase — encoded protein: MLRQKLLVTGLVLLAGSAACAQGRAARTETSATATSTQKPGANVRTKTLKNGLKIIVWSDPDNPSISLYDWFRVGSRNERPGITGLSHFFEHMMFNGAKKYGPGEFDRVMEAHGGSNNAYTSEDVTVYQDWFPRSALELIFDLEADRLQHLSFDPKVVESERGVVYSERRSSVDNNNAGLLMEQVQSTAYVAHPYQIPTIGWPSDIESWKQEDLERYFRTYYAPNNATLIAVGAVTPEEIFALAEKYLEPIPSQPAPEPVRTQEPPQLGERRVVVRKLAQAPLLQMAFHAFKASDPEAPALELLVRILTDGDSSRLHRRLVEEEQVAIHVEGYRAAGFDPGLTWLLVDLPPGGDLGKVEALLDEELGKLVSAGVTDAELRKAKNGVVADFWRNLETNSGRAQALGTYEVFHGDWQKLFSAPEQYEAVTREQVRKVAGKVFAKNNRTVGVLVPEAPVEAKKEAAR
- a CDS encoding bifunctional 3-(3-hydroxy-phenyl)propionate/3-hydroxycinnamic acid hydroxylase, with product MTPQVEETDVLIAGCGPVGALTANFLGLYGVRTLVLERDLTPHSQPRAITCDDEAMRIYQSVGLANVLDAHMYDCPEVEFVGASGELFARVVAQGLDFGFGFPVLRFFSQPYLEQVLRQGLSRFPHVGFQLGHRVESYTQDAERISVSVRDSQGAERTVRARYLLACDGGRSTVRQLAGIDMVGSTDEEGTIAISLLLHDTPPPISRMICDPYRHIFVTRCAGNEMRIECRIRPEEKHEDLLRPERIREFIAPHVDPDRATILRAAAYITNSRVASRWRDGRMFLLGDAAHLMPPFLGQGLCSGLRDAANLSWKLAAVLQGHADEPLLDSYEQERRPHAQAMIETSVNMGKVMLTGSRPVAFLRDNLLKALHRIPRAQRFIRDFEFKPQPLITRGFMLGGARAHRQAPEGSYFPQPRVGVPGGGLLRLDELLGPGFSVVVHPDTPEASRRAAQALADSIGARCVRIIPPRSGVAEPGEAVDVEGKLDAWFREHHVDIAVLRPDRYLFGAVRGSHLSWLTAALRGWIHGPLHGETPPSLGSVPEFSYASVA